A region from the Microbacterium lacus genome encodes:
- a CDS encoding amidohydrolase, translating to MTAVPQATVYVAPIVTMDADAPDADAFAVHGERIVAVGSVDAVRDTVPDAAIEELDGVVLPGFIDAHMHMQRAGLKAIDYVSHEDDVDVYMARMQDSFHDDGPEDPPFEDRIRALVRVQPLLHALGITGVVDPAVTIDEMRGYQEAHRRGLLTMRTVAMPFLDIGSPRFPDVDAAIEHLDGTGVSTGFGDDVLRLGPIKVYADGEALKGQALLETPWDDTGYSGLQRITDEDFTRLVQWCGAHGWGVGTHAVGGGAIALLARAYAAAGDAVAERRFQAIHAYLEPGEDSIRALAHLGTIASLQPSIIWHNGSGLRAKLGQRAERANPVRTWLDAGAVLALGSDGPFFPFDPRHLMWQTITRCVAGEDRPLSMAESITIEEALAGYTTGAAYASLAERDRGAIRIGMYADWALWSADPRRVASGELRALRIRRTDVGGRTVYGGDA from the coding sequence ATGACCGCCGTGCCGCAGGCGACCGTGTACGTCGCGCCGATCGTGACGATGGATGCCGACGCTCCCGACGCCGATGCGTTCGCCGTGCACGGCGAACGCATCGTCGCCGTCGGCTCGGTCGACGCCGTGCGCGACACGGTCCCGGATGCCGCGATCGAAGAGCTCGACGGCGTCGTGCTCCCGGGGTTCATCGACGCGCACATGCACATGCAGCGCGCGGGGCTCAAGGCGATAGACTACGTGTCGCACGAAGACGACGTGGACGTCTACATGGCGCGGATGCAGGACAGCTTCCACGACGACGGACCCGAGGATCCGCCGTTCGAAGACCGGATCCGCGCGCTGGTGCGCGTGCAGCCGCTGCTGCATGCGCTGGGCATCACGGGCGTGGTCGATCCCGCGGTGACGATCGACGAGATGCGCGGGTACCAGGAGGCGCACCGCCGCGGACTGCTGACGATGAGAACCGTCGCGATGCCGTTTCTCGATATCGGCTCGCCCCGCTTCCCCGACGTCGATGCGGCGATCGAGCATCTCGACGGCACCGGCGTCTCGACCGGCTTCGGAGACGACGTGCTGCGACTCGGCCCCATCAAGGTCTACGCGGACGGCGAGGCTCTCAAGGGTCAGGCATTGCTCGAGACGCCCTGGGATGACACCGGGTACAGCGGACTGCAGCGGATCACCGACGAGGATTTCACGCGCCTCGTCCAGTGGTGCGGCGCGCACGGCTGGGGCGTCGGCACGCACGCGGTCGGCGGCGGCGCGATCGCGCTGCTGGCCCGGGCGTACGCCGCCGCGGGTGACGCGGTCGCGGAGCGGCGATTCCAGGCGATACACGCGTATCTCGAGCCCGGCGAAGACAGCATCCGCGCCCTCGCGCACCTCGGGACCATCGCCTCGCTCCAGCCGTCGATCATCTGGCACAACGGCTCGGGTCTGCGTGCCAAGCTCGGGCAGCGCGCCGAGCGCGCCAACCCGGTGCGAACCTGGCTGGACGCCGGCGCGGTGCTCGCGCTCGGCTCGGACGGCCCCTTCTTCCCCTTCGACCCGCGCCACCTCATGTGGCAGACGATCACCCGGTGCGTGGCCGGCGAGGACCGGCCGTTGAGCATGGCCGAGTCGATCACGATCGAGGAGGCACTGGCCGGCTACACCACAGGTGCCGCCTATGCGAGTCTCGCCGAGCGCGATCGGGGAGCGATCCGCATCGGCATGTACGCGGACTGGGCCCTGTGGTCCGCCGATCCGCGCCGGGTCGCGTCGGGAGAGCTCCGCGCGCTCCGGATACGGCGCACCGACGTCGGCGGCCGGACGGTGTACGGAGGCGACGCATGA
- a CDS encoding isochorismatase family cysteine hydrolase: MTDTAASSADAAHIVGAPVLIVVDIQGGAGQTPPDQAAIPIHMPGREERRARVRRLVDRCRDAGIPVVWIQEVHKRSLIDIGRELDGSEGPHCLEGAPDTEIAAWLDPQPEEFVIRKRRYSAFFGTELEIVLKAYKADTVLLVGGLTDVCIQYTAVDAHQHDYRVRVLTDCVAGSTQQAHDSALAAVRYLQRDALVTAGDVHAYIDSRVDAGPARARA; the protein is encoded by the coding sequence ATGACCGACACCGCCGCCTCGAGCGCCGACGCCGCGCACATCGTGGGCGCCCCCGTGCTCATCGTCGTAGACATCCAGGGCGGCGCCGGCCAGACGCCGCCCGACCAGGCGGCGATCCCGATCCACATGCCGGGCCGCGAGGAGCGCCGTGCGCGGGTGCGTCGGCTGGTCGACCGGTGCCGCGATGCCGGCATCCCCGTGGTCTGGATCCAGGAGGTGCACAAGCGCTCCCTGATCGACATCGGCCGTGAGCTCGACGGGTCCGAGGGGCCGCACTGCCTCGAGGGCGCCCCCGACACGGAGATCGCGGCCTGGCTCGACCCGCAGCCCGAGGAGTTCGTCATCCGCAAGCGTCGATACTCGGCGTTCTTCGGCACCGAACTCGAGATCGTGCTGAAGGCCTACAAGGCCGACACCGTCCTGCTGGTCGGCGGGCTCACCGACGTGTGCATCCAGTACACGGCGGTCGACGCCCATCAGCACGACTACCGGGTGCGTGTGCTCACCGACTGCGTCGCCGGATCGACCCAGCAGGCGCACGACAGCGCCCTCGCCGCGGTGCGCTACCTGCAGCGCGACGCGCTCGTCACCGCCGGCGACGTGCACGCCTACATCGACTCGCGCGTCGACGCGGGGCCGGCGCGGGCCCGCGCATGA
- a CDS encoding aldehyde dehydrogenase family protein, giving the protein MSMRAAVEALPTYEPFFCAGEWVPADDREVHTVIDPATGEVLTTVAQPTPADIDAAVEAAVAAHADKRWRGLAPLERSRILHRVADLIEEELEDLAILETRDNGKPIERSRADVGNAARTFRHFAGAPSRIGGTVVPIDGGAHHVYTTMEPVGPVAIILPWNFPFMTASFKIAPALAAGCPVVAKPASYTPLSLLRMARILQRAGVPRGVVSVLTGDRRVGAALTEHPGIAKVTFTGSTEVGRTVAHAAAEDFKRVTLELGGKNPNIVFEDADLDAAVLTAMRASFGHSGQMCTAGSRLLVQRSILAEMNERMAAAVARVSMGDGLAGGVTVGPVVSAQQRDSILGFIRAGVDEGATLVAGGGTREPGFYVEPTLFTDVTNDMTIAREEIFGPVVGIIPFEDEADAVRIANDTPYGLAAGVWTNDVGRAHRMAQALDVGTVWVNTYNIFDPALSFGGVGVSGLGRDLGDEGLRGFLEPKSVVIAIPEA; this is encoded by the coding sequence ATGAGCATGAGAGCCGCCGTCGAGGCGCTGCCGACCTACGAGCCCTTCTTCTGCGCGGGCGAGTGGGTGCCTGCGGATGATCGGGAGGTGCACACGGTCATCGATCCCGCGACGGGGGAGGTGCTCACGACCGTGGCGCAGCCGACGCCCGCCGACATCGACGCCGCCGTCGAGGCGGCCGTTGCAGCGCACGCGGACAAACGGTGGCGCGGACTCGCGCCGCTGGAGCGATCACGGATCCTCCATCGCGTGGCCGACCTCATCGAGGAGGAACTCGAGGATCTCGCGATCCTCGAGACGCGCGACAACGGGAAGCCCATCGAACGCTCCCGCGCCGATGTGGGCAACGCGGCACGCACGTTCCGCCACTTCGCGGGTGCACCGTCGCGCATCGGCGGCACGGTGGTGCCGATCGACGGCGGCGCGCATCACGTGTACACGACGATGGAGCCGGTCGGGCCGGTGGCGATCATCCTGCCGTGGAACTTCCCGTTCATGACCGCATCGTTCAAGATCGCACCCGCGCTGGCCGCCGGGTGCCCGGTGGTCGCCAAGCCCGCGTCCTACACCCCGCTGTCGCTGCTGCGCATGGCTCGGATCCTGCAGCGCGCCGGCGTTCCCCGCGGCGTCGTGAGCGTGCTGACGGGAGACCGCCGCGTCGGGGCGGCCCTCACCGAGCACCCCGGCATCGCCAAGGTCACCTTCACCGGATCGACCGAGGTGGGACGAACCGTCGCGCACGCGGCGGCCGAGGACTTCAAACGCGTCACGCTCGAGCTCGGCGGCAAGAACCCGAACATCGTGTTCGAGGACGCCGATCTGGACGCCGCGGTCCTCACCGCGATGCGCGCGTCGTTCGGGCACTCGGGGCAGATGTGCACGGCGGGCAGTCGTCTGCTGGTGCAGCGTTCGATCCTGGCGGAGATGAACGAGCGCATGGCCGCGGCGGTGGCGAGGGTCTCGATGGGCGACGGCCTGGCGGGGGGTGTGACGGTGGGACCGGTCGTCTCGGCGCAGCAGCGCGACAGCATCCTCGGCTTCATCCGTGCCGGCGTTGACGAGGGCGCCACTCTCGTCGCGGGGGGCGGGACGCGGGAGCCGGGCTTCTACGTCGAGCCGACGCTGTTCACCGACGTCACGAACGACATGACGATCGCGCGGGAAGAGATCTTCGGTCCGGTCGTCGGCATCATCCCCTTCGAGGACGAGGCCGACGCCGTGCGGATCGCGAACGACACGCCGTACGGCCTCGCCGCGGGCGTGTGGACGAACGACGTGGGTCGCGCCCACCGCATGGCGCAGGCGCTCGATGTCGGAACGGTGTGGGTGAACACGTACAACATCTTCGACCCCGCGCTGTCGTTCGGCGGCGTCGGTGTCTCGGGACTTGGGCGCGACCTGGGCGACGAGGGCCTGCGCGGATTCCTCGAGCCGAAGAGCGTCGTCATCGCCATCCCCGAGGCCTGA
- a CDS encoding glutamine synthetase family protein — translation MRERNVDERPVAESGGGISARPMLAKDREGLIDRHGLWSEEQYAAAGQMRRVIDELGIEMVRFSFVDQHGVLRGKTIARGGIAAAMRSGVTAPSSLLLKDTSGQSVFSVFAAETGVGLAGFSGAGDIVMVPDPATFRVLPWALKTGWILCDVHFPDGSPVPLCTRSILRNELTALAARGYGMTVGAELEFHVYRADAVALTTANIGAPGRPGAAVATSPTTRGSQLLYEEGLDRMQPLVDALYRGLTLLDLPLRSIELEFGPSQFELTMEAGSARGIADAIVLCRSAVRRIAAGLGYHATFMSRPQGTEGASTGWHLHQSITSAGGANVFVPDAPGASMSLLGASYLAGILDHAAAAAAFATPTVNGYKRYQPHSLAPDRIAWGIDNKGAMVRAVGGYGDPATRLENRSGEPAANPYLYIASQLISGMDGVDRGLIPPAPTNDPYNTSAPALPASLGEAVDALEQDAAFRSALGEVVVDWFSAIKRAEFSRYLRHVSDWEQREYFDIF, via the coding sequence ATGCGTGAGCGCAACGTCGACGAGCGTCCCGTCGCCGAAAGCGGTGGGGGCATCTCCGCGCGCCCCATGCTCGCGAAGGACCGTGAGGGTCTCATCGATCGTCACGGGCTCTGGAGCGAGGAGCAGTACGCCGCTGCGGGCCAGATGCGCCGCGTCATCGACGAACTCGGCATCGAGATGGTGCGCTTCTCCTTCGTCGACCAGCACGGCGTGCTGCGGGGCAAGACGATCGCACGCGGCGGCATCGCCGCGGCCATGCGCTCCGGGGTGACCGCGCCGAGCTCCCTGTTGCTCAAGGACACCTCGGGTCAGTCCGTCTTCTCGGTGTTCGCGGCCGAGACGGGGGTCGGGCTCGCCGGCTTCAGCGGCGCGGGCGACATCGTGATGGTGCCCGATCCGGCGACCTTCCGCGTGCTCCCCTGGGCGCTCAAGACCGGGTGGATCCTGTGCGACGTCCATTTCCCCGACGGATCGCCGGTCCCCCTGTGCACCCGGTCGATCCTCCGCAACGAGCTCACGGCGCTCGCTGCGCGCGGCTACGGCATGACGGTCGGCGCCGAGCTCGAGTTCCACGTGTACCGAGCGGATGCCGTGGCGCTGACGACCGCGAACATCGGCGCGCCGGGAAGGCCCGGCGCGGCTGTCGCGACCAGCCCCACGACGCGCGGTTCGCAACTGCTGTACGAGGAGGGACTGGACCGGATGCAGCCACTCGTGGATGCGCTCTACCGCGGTCTCACGCTCCTCGACCTGCCGCTGCGGTCGATCGAGCTCGAGTTCGGCCCCAGCCAATTCGAACTCACGATGGAGGCCGGCTCCGCGCGCGGGATCGCAGACGCCATCGTGCTGTGCCGCAGCGCCGTCCGGCGCATCGCGGCGGGCCTCGGCTACCACGCGACGTTCATGTCGCGTCCGCAGGGCACCGAGGGCGCCTCGACCGGCTGGCATCTGCACCAGTCGATCACGTCCGCGGGAGGCGCCAACGTCTTCGTGCCCGATGCCCCCGGTGCGTCGATGTCCCTGCTGGGTGCGTCGTACCTCGCCGGGATCCTCGACCACGCGGCGGCGGCGGCCGCTTTCGCCACACCGACGGTGAACGGCTACAAGCGATATCAGCCTCACTCGCTGGCTCCCGACCGCATCGCGTGGGGGATCGACAACAAGGGCGCGATGGTGCGCGCGGTCGGCGGTTACGGCGACCCCGCGACCCGGCTCGAGAACCGCTCCGGGGAGCCGGCCGCCAACCCGTACCTCTATATCGCGTCGCAGCTGATCAGCGGCATGGACGGTGTCGATCGCGGACTCATCCCTCCGGCCCCGACGAACGACCCGTACAACACGTCCGCGCCCGCGCTGCCGGCCTCGCTCGGCGAGGCGGTCGACGCTCTCGAACAGGACGCCGCATTCCGTTCGGCGCTGGGCGAGGTCGTGGTGGACTGGTTCTCGGCGATCAAGCGCGCCGAATTCTCCCGCTACCTCCGCCACGTCTCCGACTGGGAACAGCGCGAGTACTTCGACATCTTCTGA
- a CDS encoding Rieske 2Fe-2S domain-containing protein: MLKQEDNEKITRSGPGTPLGNLLRSYWQPVALVSEMPGERPVKAVRIMSEDLVLFKKREGWGLISRFCAHRGVDLSYGRLEEDGIRCLYHGWLYDGQGRCVEQPAEPDHSQFLGKIRISNYPCVEKNGLIFAYMGAGDPPPFPHYDCFVAPDEYTFAFKGLWECNWLQGLEGGIDPSHVSFLHRFIQEDPRDMYGQQFAEEVEGTGKKLSMLVGESYRPDIEVESAEHGLRVYALRQLTEDIKHVRVTNLLFPNAFVVPFGNTKVFTQWHVPIDDENHYWFMIWYDFAEVTDKDTLLQQRLEGVSLPDYRPLRNRSNNWGFDPQEQKELTYTGMGLDINVHDQWAVESMGAIQDRTVERLGISDRAVTANRRMLLRAIDSFAAGGQTPSHPVSEEEAARLTGPIAMDTIAANDAWQERWVQREQERRDASPWAGPRESVQESVDA, encoded by the coding sequence ATGCTGAAACAGGAAGACAACGAGAAGATCACGCGCTCCGGCCCAGGGACGCCCCTCGGCAATCTGCTGAGGTCGTACTGGCAGCCGGTGGCGCTGGTCTCGGAGATGCCGGGCGAACGTCCCGTCAAGGCCGTGCGGATCATGAGCGAGGACCTCGTGCTGTTCAAGAAGCGCGAGGGCTGGGGTCTGATCAGCCGCTTCTGCGCGCACCGCGGGGTGGACCTGTCGTACGGGCGCCTCGAGGAGGACGGCATCCGGTGTCTGTATCACGGCTGGCTCTACGACGGCCAGGGACGATGCGTCGAACAGCCCGCAGAACCGGACCACAGCCAGTTCCTCGGGAAGATCCGCATCTCGAACTACCCCTGCGTCGAAAAGAACGGCCTCATCTTCGCCTACATGGGAGCGGGAGATCCCCCGCCGTTTCCGCACTACGACTGCTTCGTCGCGCCCGACGAGTACACGTTCGCCTTCAAGGGTCTCTGGGAGTGCAACTGGCTCCAAGGGCTCGAAGGAGGAATCGACCCCAGCCACGTGTCGTTCCTGCACCGGTTCATCCAAGAGGATCCACGCGACATGTACGGCCAGCAGTTCGCCGAAGAGGTGGAGGGGACCGGCAAGAAGCTCTCGATGCTCGTCGGCGAGAGCTACCGCCCCGACATCGAGGTCGAGAGCGCCGAGCACGGCCTGCGCGTCTACGCGCTGCGACAGCTCACCGAAGACATCAAGCATGTGCGGGTCACGAACCTGCTCTTCCCGAACGCGTTCGTCGTGCCGTTCGGCAACACCAAGGTCTTCACGCAGTGGCATGTGCCGATCGACGACGAGAACCACTACTGGTTCATGATCTGGTACGACTTCGCCGAAGTCACGGACAAGGACACCCTGCTGCAGCAGCGACTCGAAGGCGTCTCGCTCCCTGACTACCGTCCGCTGCGCAATCGCAGCAACAACTGGGGCTTCGACCCGCAGGAGCAGAAGGAGCTCACGTACACGGGCATGGGGCTCGACATCAACGTCCACGACCAGTGGGCGGTGGAGAGCATGGGCGCGATCCAGGACCGTACGGTGGAGCGGCTGGGCATCTCCGACCGCGCGGTGACCGCCAACCGTCGCATGCTGCTGCGCGCGATCGATTCCTTCGCCGCGGGCGGCCAGACCCCTTCGCATCCGGTGAGCGAGGAGGAGGCCGCGCGGCTGACCGGGCCGATCGCGATGGACACCATCGCCGCGAACGATGCCTGGCAGGAACGGTGGGTGCAGCGAGAGCAGGAGCGCCGCGACGCCTCGCCGTGGGCCGGCCCGCGCGAGAGCGTGCAGGAGTCGGTCGATGCGTGA
- a CDS encoding PDR/VanB family oxidoreductase gives MAVEEGVSERTARVRAMTFEADDVIAVELEPVDGGAADWAPGAHIDLVLPDAPVRQYSLTGAPGSSRYRIAVLREEHSRGGSRAVHERLRPGDVVTLRGPRNHFALEPAAEYFFVAGGIGITPIVPMLHAADRAGARWRLLYLGSTRRRMAFLDEVMGIGSGVVTVVARDEGGRADLATAVAAAPDAAVYACGPERMLSALRELLPEDDGRLRLEYFAAPDIEYEPGGVFAVRLARTGVELTVDPEQSVLEVMRSAGVEVLTDCEEGICGSCETHVLEGEVEHRDFVLTSQERERMDCMMVCVSRASCPLLVLDA, from the coding sequence ATGGCGGTGGAAGAGGGAGTATCGGAGCGCACCGCTCGCGTGCGCGCCATGACGTTCGAGGCGGACGATGTCATCGCCGTGGAGCTTGAGCCGGTCGACGGCGGTGCCGCCGACTGGGCTCCGGGAGCCCACATCGATCTGGTGCTGCCGGATGCGCCGGTGCGGCAGTACTCCCTGACCGGAGCGCCCGGCTCCTCCCGGTACCGCATCGCGGTGCTGCGTGAGGAGCACAGTCGCGGCGGCTCGCGGGCCGTGCACGAAAGGCTGCGTCCGGGGGATGTGGTCACTCTGCGCGGGCCGCGAAACCACTTCGCCCTCGAGCCCGCGGCGGAGTACTTCTTCGTCGCTGGAGGCATCGGGATCACCCCGATCGTGCCGATGCTGCACGCCGCGGACCGCGCCGGCGCGCGCTGGCGCCTCCTCTACCTGGGGTCGACGCGTCGTCGCATGGCCTTCCTCGACGAGGTGATGGGGATCGGCTCCGGTGTGGTCACCGTCGTCGCGCGGGATGAGGGCGGTCGTGCCGACCTCGCCACCGCGGTGGCGGCCGCGCCGGACGCGGCGGTGTACGCCTGCGGTCCGGAGCGGATGCTGAGCGCGCTCCGAGAACTGCTGCCCGAAGACGACGGACGGCTCCGCCTGGAGTACTTCGCCGCACCCGACATCGAGTACGAGCCCGGCGGTGTCTTCGCCGTCCGGCTCGCCCGGACCGGTGTCGAGCTGACGGTCGATCCGGAGCAGTCGGTGCTCGAGGTGATGCGGTCGGCCGGCGTGGAAGTGCTCACCGACTGCGAGGAAGGCATCTGCGGTAGCTGCGAGACCCACGTGCTCGAGGGCGAGGTCGAGCACCGCGACTTCGTGCTGACCTCGCAGGAGCGAGAGCGCATGGACTGCATGATGGTGTGCGTTTCGCGCGCGTCGTGCCCCCTCCTCGTGCTGGATGCCTGA
- a CDS encoding GntR family transcriptional regulator, with translation MAAEVQPASEMTGHALVDDIAAKIRARIISGEIPIGAQLRQAELANDFGVSRTPVREALRQLQTGGLIDVVPNRGAVVRIPSPWEVREAYTVRAELEGLAAVLSVGNASHEDIERLRVANQAMYDRSLAERDEANEAALDSRRENDIFHSTIAELSGNSRLARSIDEINETFPRNVSAQLLVNDSRHREENFAEHGRILDALERGDAEAARAEMREHVIKAGEQLARWYERRSSTVFKG, from the coding sequence ATGGCAGCCGAAGTCCAGCCCGCCTCCGAGATGACGGGCCACGCTCTCGTGGACGACATCGCCGCGAAGATCCGCGCTCGCATCATCTCGGGCGAGATCCCCATCGGCGCTCAGCTGCGTCAGGCCGAACTGGCGAACGACTTCGGCGTGAGCCGCACGCCCGTCCGTGAAGCTCTGCGCCAGCTGCAGACCGGCGGCCTGATCGACGTCGTGCCCAACCGCGGCGCTGTCGTGCGGATCCCCTCCCCGTGGGAGGTGAGAGAGGCCTACACCGTGCGCGCCGAGCTCGAAGGGCTCGCAGCCGTCCTCTCGGTGGGCAACGCCTCGCACGAAGACATCGAACGGCTGCGTGTCGCCAATCAGGCCATGTACGATCGCTCCCTCGCCGAACGCGACGAGGCGAACGAGGCGGCACTCGACAGCCGGCGCGAGAACGACATCTTCCACAGCACGATCGCCGAACTCTCGGGCAACTCGCGCCTGGCCCGCTCGATCGACGAGATCAACGAGACCTTCCCCCGCAACGTGTCGGCCCAGCTGCTGGTCAACGACAGCCGCCATCGCGAGGAGAACTTCGCCGAGCACGGTCGCATCCTCGACGCGCTCGAGCGCGGCGACGCCGAGGCTGCGCGCGCCGAGATGCGCGAGCACGTGATCAAGGCGGGCGAGCAGCTCGCACGCTGGTACGAGCGCCGCTCGTCCACGGTCTTCAAGGGCTGA
- a CDS encoding primary-amine oxidase, translating into MHAARHWTEPLTADEIAEVAALVRADARLGENPRFWGVAVEESLARSLADGQGRPVRLVVMNPDAHAAWEVTAWTSGTDREASVGSWSPVDAKRPGVSSDEARMVAQAARNHPLLKEALAKRGITDTSLVWVDPESMTGFEPEGYEDRRLSWGSVWHRESVDDNGYARPVAGLVPILDLETLDIIELEDHGVIPLASEGGNYRSGTWGPDREVAPLEIIQPQGPGFEVEGHLVRWQNWSFRIGFTHREGLILHDVTYRDGDVERSVLRRASINEMYVPYLDSDPTAYRKNFFDWGEYGAGPLTASLELGCDCLGEIRYFDAHFLNGHGEAKTIVNGVCLHEEDHSILWKHVNTRIGEADVRRSRRLVVSFFATVANYDYGFYWSFHQDGNIELEVKLTGILSVSGIDDRQTPRYGRMVSPNVQAPTHQHYFAVRLDTAVDGPKNRLVEVHAEVEDDDELNPYGNAVKMVSETISSEKDAARTADASRAVHWRIENTEKTNRFGEATSYRLTLPNTTRLFAKPGSVVERKAPFVAKHLWASAYDPSERYIAGEYPNQAPLSAEGITAWQEADRSLDGAELVVWPIVGVHHYPKPEEWPIMPVHRIGLRLEPDGFFTRNPSLDVPPSASDADCHASAHAGHAPGHHDDHDHNAHGDHGHGHHHHGSDDHSR; encoded by the coding sequence ATGCACGCCGCCCGACACTGGACCGAACCGCTCACCGCGGACGAAATCGCGGAAGTGGCGGCGTTGGTCCGCGCCGATGCGCGCCTCGGCGAGAACCCGCGGTTCTGGGGCGTCGCGGTGGAGGAGTCGCTCGCGCGCAGCCTCGCCGACGGGCAGGGTCGCCCCGTGCGCCTCGTCGTCATGAACCCCGATGCGCACGCAGCGTGGGAGGTCACGGCATGGACGAGCGGGACCGACCGCGAGGCATCCGTCGGCTCCTGGTCGCCGGTGGACGCCAAGCGCCCCGGCGTCTCCTCCGACGAAGCCCGCATGGTCGCCCAGGCGGCGCGCAATCACCCCCTCTTGAAAGAGGCGCTGGCCAAGCGCGGCATCACCGACACGTCTCTCGTCTGGGTCGATCCCGAGTCGATGACGGGATTCGAGCCGGAAGGGTACGAGGACCGGCGTCTGTCGTGGGGATCCGTCTGGCACCGCGAGAGCGTCGACGACAACGGCTACGCGCGCCCGGTGGCGGGCCTCGTCCCGATTCTCGATCTGGAGACCCTCGACATCATCGAGCTGGAGGACCACGGCGTCATCCCGCTCGCGAGCGAGGGGGGCAACTATCGTTCGGGGACCTGGGGTCCGGATCGCGAGGTCGCGCCGCTGGAGATCATCCAGCCCCAGGGGCCGGGCTTCGAGGTCGAGGGACACCTCGTCCGGTGGCAGAACTGGTCCTTCCGGATCGGCTTCACCCACCGCGAAGGGTTGATCCTCCACGACGTGACCTATCGTGACGGCGATGTCGAGCGTTCGGTGCTCCGGCGTGCGTCGATCAACGAGATGTACGTGCCGTACCTGGACTCCGACCCCACTGCCTACCGCAAGAACTTCTTCGACTGGGGCGAGTACGGCGCGGGGCCGCTGACCGCATCGCTCGAGCTCGGCTGCGACTGCCTGGGCGAGATCCGCTACTTCGATGCCCACTTCCTCAACGGCCACGGCGAGGCGAAGACCATCGTCAACGGCGTCTGCCTGCACGAAGAGGATCACTCAATCCTCTGGAAGCACGTGAACACGCGCATCGGCGAGGCCGACGTCCGTCGCTCCCGCCGGTTGGTGGTGTCGTTCTTCGCGACGGTGGCCAACTACGATTACGGCTTCTACTGGTCGTTCCACCAGGACGGCAACATCGAACTCGAGGTCAAGCTCACCGGCATCCTGTCGGTGTCGGGCATCGACGACAGGCAGACGCCGCGCTACGGGCGGATGGTGAGCCCCAACGTGCAGGCGCCGACGCACCAGCACTATTTCGCCGTGCGTCTGGACACGGCCGTCGACGGACCGAAGAACCGGTTGGTCGAGGTGCACGCCGAAGTCGAGGACGACGACGAGCTCAACCCCTACGGCAACGCGGTGAAGATGGTCTCGGAGACGATCTCGTCCGAGAAGGACGCGGCGCGCACCGCGGATGCCTCTCGAGCGGTGCACTGGCGGATCGAGAACACCGAGAAGACGAACCGCTTCGGCGAGGCCACGTCGTACCGGCTCACCCTGCCCAACACGACACGCCTGTTCGCCAAGCCGGGAAGCGTCGTCGAGCGCAAGGCGCCGTTCGTCGCGAAGCACCTGTGGGCGTCGGCGTACGACCCGTCCGAGCGCTACATCGCGGGGGAGTACCCCAATCAGGCGCCGTTGTCGGCCGAGGGCATCACGGCATGGCAGGAAGCCGATCGCTCACTCGACGGGGCTGAGCTAGTGGTGTGGCCGATCGTCGGCGTGCACCACTACCCGAAGCCCGAAGAGTGGCCCATCATGCCGGTTCACCGGATCGGCTTGCGGCTCGAGCCGGACGGCTTCTTCACCCGCAACCCGTCCTTGGACGTCCCGCCGTCGGCGAGTGACGCCGATTGCCATGCCTCCGCGCACGCCGGTCACGCTCCGGGCCACCATGATGACCACGATCACAACGCGCACGGCGATCACGGACACGGGCACCACCACCACGGATCCGACGACCACTCGCGCTGA